AACTAGGATTAGGGCCGCAAAAACAACTGTAATAATTGTTGCAGACGCCGCCCATTGTTTCAAGGTAACCGGTTTTCTATCTTTTTTAATTGGTTTTGGTTCCTTTTTTGTTTGCTCATCTGATGATGGTTGTTCATCATTTGGCTCTGTTGGTGGCACTTTACTTGCCATCTTTTGCTCTTTTTTATTACCAAAAAGCTTTTTGACAAACTGTTCTAAATCACCATCGAAATTATTTTTATTATTACTCATTAGTTCGAACCTCCTTCTTTTTTCGTTTCAGTAGAAGTATTCGCTTGTGTTGGTTGGAGCGGTAAATATTTTAATGTACTACTGCCATCATCATTCATAATGTAAATTTGTGCATTCGGTAGCACAGCCTCTAATGTTTCGAGTACGAGACGCTCGCGTGTAATTTCTTTATTCAAGCGGTATTGTTCATACAGTTCATTAAATAGGGCAACTTCCCCTTTAGCCTGCTCGATACGGGATGTTTTTTCACCTTCTGCTTTTGATAAAACGGCATTCTTTTCACCTTCCGCTTCATTTATGCGTTGGTTTTTATACTTTTGTGCTTCGTTAATTTTTGTCGCTTTCATTTCACGCGCATCGGTTACTGCTGTAAACGCTGCACGTACCTCTTCATTCGGCACCTCTACATCTTGTAGTTTTACGCCGACGATACTTATCCCTATATCATATTTTTCAATAAGGGAAACTAACAAATCACGTGTTTTTGCTTCAATTTCCACTTTACCATCCGTTAAGGCATCATCAATTTTTGAGCTACCGATAATTGAACGAATCGCGCTTGATGTGGCACTATGTAAAATTGTACGCGGTTCAGAGGAATTAAATAAATATTTCTTCGGATCGACAATACGCCATTGGACAACAAGGTCTGTTAACACAATGTTTTCGTCACCTGTAATCATTTTTGTTTCTTTATCAAATGTCTCTAATGTCCCGTCTGCGCTTTCTTTATAACCAAACTGTAAACTATACGTTTCTTTTGATAACAGTTCTACGGATTGAATTGGCCACGGCATTTTAAAATGTAAGCCTGAGTCTTGAATGGTTTCATCTGCTTGACCAAATGTGATGACAACGGCCTGCTCTGATTCATCAACGGTATACCATGATGTTGTGACAGCAATCAGTGCAACAATTGCAATTAAAATGAGACCAATCCACATTAATGTTCGTTTTACACTCACACGAAAAACCTCCTAATATTTTTAACATTCTAATAATTTTACGGATGACAACGTAAAAAGTTTCAATTATTTCCACTAATATTATATTTCAGGAAAATAAGATGAGGCTGTGCGAAAAGTATTCACTTTTCGCGCAGTGCTTCGTTCATGTGTTAATTAACCGCTTTAGGGCGGTGCTTCTGCGGTGGTCAGAATAAATTCTCACCATCCTCGGCGCAAAAAGGGATTGTCCTGAATGCTCTGGACAATCCCTTTTTGCTAACGTATTCATTTCTTTCATGCATTACTTTTGAAACGGGGGTTTCTATATATAACAATAGCACCCCAATATAAAGAAAATATATCAGTATTGTAAAAGAATTGTTAAGCTCATTTTTTCAAAGGCAAGTATACTTTCATACTCGTACCTTCCCCTACTTCACTCGTTACTTGGATTTTTCCGTGATGCGCCTCTATTAAGTGCTTTGCAATAGAAAGCCCAAGTCCTGTACCTCCAGAATTTCGACTACGCGCTCGGTCTACACGGTAGAAACGTTCAAATATGCGCGAGACTTCTGCCTTTTCAATACCGATACCTTCATCTTTGACTTCAAAGATCCCGTATTCATCATTAGCACTAATACGCAACGTAACCGTCGTTTCCTCTTTAGAATAAGAAATCGCGTTGTTTACTAAATTCGTAAAAATTTGCATGAGGCGATTAACGTCTCCTAAAATGACTGCATCCTGCTCAATCTCCACTTCAAACTGCATGTGCTTACTTTCTAGCTGCGCACTCGTTAAATCGACTATCCGCACTAAAATATCCTGCAGTTTTGTCGGTATAATATCTAACGTAAATCCGTGGCGTTCAATTTTAGAAAGCTCCAGTAAATCATTTACCAACACTTCAATACGATTACTTTCATCATGGATAATCGTTAAAAATGACAA
The sequence above is a segment of the Solibacillus sp. FSL H8-0523 genome. Coding sequences within it:
- the hflK gene encoding FtsH protease activity modulator HflK; this encodes MSVKRTLMWIGLILIAIVALIAVTTSWYTVDESEQAVVITFGQADETIQDSGLHFKMPWPIQSVELLSKETYSLQFGYKESADGTLETFDKETKMITGDENIVLTDLVVQWRIVDPKKYLFNSSEPRTILHSATSSAIRSIIGSSKIDDALTDGKVEIEAKTRDLLVSLIEKYDIGISIVGVKLQDVEVPNEEVRAAFTAVTDAREMKATKINEAQKYKNQRINEAEGEKNAVLSKAEGEKTSRIEQAKGEVALFNELYEQYRLNKEITRERLVLETLEAVLPNAQIYIMNDDGSSTLKYLPLQPTQANTSTETKKEGGSN